A genome region from Microcella alkaliphila includes the following:
- a CDS encoding PhoH family protein — translation MVRLLGPQDRLLTTLEREHPGVDVHVRGNQITLQGERPAVEQAATLVEELIRMVRNGTDLGEVEVQSSARILRDGSGSPADVLSQAILTSRGKSIRPKTLGQKAYVDAIDQHTIVFGIGPAGTGKTYLAMAKAVQALTRKEVDRIILTRPAVEAGERLGFLPGTLTDKIDPYLRPLYDALNEMMDPELVPKLLASGVVEVAPLAYMRGRTLNNSFVVLDEAQNTTPEQMKMFLTRLGFGSTMVVTGDITQVDLPGGASGLSLVTRVLDGIDDIHFARLTSDDVVRHSLVGRIVDAYTKYDAEKQKAEYERAERRRSGGGNGDARGAQGVNRAARRAATRDRLPGRSRRGTQRW, via the coding sequence ATGGTGCGGCTGCTCGGCCCCCAGGACCGCCTGCTGACGACGCTCGAGCGCGAGCACCCCGGCGTTGACGTGCACGTGCGCGGCAATCAGATCACCCTGCAGGGCGAGCGCCCGGCAGTCGAACAGGCGGCAACGCTGGTAGAGGAGCTCATCCGGATGGTGCGAAACGGGACCGACCTCGGCGAGGTCGAGGTGCAGAGCTCGGCGCGCATCCTGCGCGACGGTTCGGGCAGCCCAGCCGATGTGCTGAGCCAGGCGATCCTGACGAGCCGAGGCAAGAGCATCCGCCCGAAGACGCTCGGCCAGAAGGCGTACGTCGACGCGATCGACCAGCACACGATCGTGTTCGGCATCGGCCCGGCCGGAACCGGCAAGACGTACCTCGCGATGGCGAAGGCCGTGCAGGCGTTAACGCGCAAGGAGGTCGACCGCATCATCCTGACGCGCCCGGCCGTCGAGGCCGGCGAGCGCCTCGGCTTCCTGCCCGGCACGCTCACCGACAAGATCGACCCGTACCTGCGGCCGCTCTACGACGCCCTCAACGAGATGATGGACCCGGAGCTCGTGCCGAAGCTGCTCGCCTCCGGCGTCGTCGAGGTCGCGCCGCTCGCCTACATGCGCGGCCGCACGCTGAACAACTCCTTCGTCGTGCTCGACGAGGCGCAGAACACCACTCCTGAGCAGATGAAGATGTTCCTCACCCGCCTCGGCTTCGGCTCGACCATGGTCGTCACGGGCGATATCACCCAGGTCGACCTGCCGGGCGGCGCGTCGGGGCTGTCACTCGTGACCCGCGTGCTCGACGGCATCGACGACATCCACTTCGCCCGCCTCACGAGCGACGACGTCGTGCGCCACTCGCTCGTCGGCCGCATCGTCGACGCGTACACGAAGTACGACGCCGAGAAGCAGAAGGCTGAGTACGAGCGCGCCGAGCGGCGCCGCTCGGGCGGCGGAAACGGGGATGCACGGGGCGCGCAGGGCGTGAACCGCGCGGCCCGACGCGCCGCGACCCGCGACCGGCTTCCCGGGCGCAGCCGTCGCGGTACGCAACGATGGTGA
- a CDS encoding histidine triad nucleotide-binding protein, with protein sequence METRERTIFERIIAREIPADIVHETDSVIAFRDIAPQAPVHLLVVPKTAAYATVAELAAGDPELLAEVVATAQTLAESHADGHFRLVFNSGENAGQAVFHVHAHVLAGGLAEGSLAHG encoded by the coding sequence ATGGAAACCCGCGAGCGGACGATCTTCGAGCGCATTATTGCGCGTGAGATCCCGGCCGACATCGTGCACGAGACCGACAGCGTGATCGCGTTTCGCGACATCGCGCCGCAGGCCCCCGTGCACCTCCTCGTCGTGCCGAAGACCGCCGCGTACGCCACGGTCGCCGAGCTGGCGGCCGGCGACCCCGAGCTCTTGGCCGAGGTCGTCGCCACCGCGCAGACGCTCGCCGAGAGTCACGCTGACGGGCACTTCCGCCTCGTGTTCAACTCGGGGGAAAACGCGGGCCAGGCCGTCTTCCACGTTCACGCGCACGTCCTCGCGGGCGGGCTCGCCGAGGGGTCGCTTGCCCACGGATAA
- a CDS encoding 16S rRNA (uracil(1498)-N(3))-methyltransferase, with the protein MAHFYLDETLALASAAAGHEVALTGPDARHAVTVARLRAGETVRVGDGAGTIALGGVRDAAPDRVVLVLESVDAHPEPPTRLTLVQALAKGDRDELAIQAATELGVDAIVPWQAARSVSIWKGPKADKGRARWQTIVREASKQAIRPRVPSVAPIATTRELVAQAGEVDVSVLVLEPTAPDRLSALTPDELGSEVLLVVGPEGGVAPDELAALTTAGARPVRLGDTVLRTSTAGPAALSVLSTTLGRW; encoded by the coding sequence GTGGCGCACTTCTACCTCGACGAGACGCTCGCGCTGGCCAGCGCCGCCGCGGGCCACGAGGTCGCCCTGACCGGTCCTGATGCCCGTCACGCCGTCACGGTCGCACGCCTGCGCGCTGGCGAAACGGTGCGCGTCGGCGACGGCGCGGGAACGATCGCGCTCGGAGGCGTGCGCGACGCGGCGCCCGATCGGGTCGTGCTCGTCCTCGAGAGCGTGGATGCGCATCCCGAGCCCCCGACGCGCCTCACGCTCGTCCAGGCGCTCGCGAAGGGCGACCGCGATGAGTTGGCCATCCAGGCCGCGACCGAGCTGGGTGTCGACGCCATCGTGCCGTGGCAGGCCGCCCGCAGCGTCTCGATCTGGAAAGGGCCGAAGGCAGATAAGGGCCGCGCCCGCTGGCAGACGATCGTGCGGGAGGCCTCCAAGCAGGCGATTCGCCCGCGCGTGCCCTCCGTGGCACCGATCGCGACGACCCGCGAGCTCGTCGCGCAGGCCGGGGAAGTGGACGTCAGTGTGCTCGTGCTCGAGCCCACCGCACCGGACCGGCTGAGCGCACTCACGCCGGATGAGCTGGGCAGCGAGGTGCTGCTTGTCGTCGGGCCCGAGGGGGGTGTCGCGCCCGACGAGCTCGCCGCACTGACGACCGCCGGCGCGCGACCGGTGCGCCTCGGCGACACCGTGCTGCGCACCTCGACGGCGGGGCCCGCCGCTCTCAGCGTGCTGTCGACCACACTCGGCCGCTGGTGA